From Pelosinus fermentans DSM 17108, the proteins below share one genomic window:
- a CDS encoding dihydroorotase encodes MKLLLKGGTIIDPTQNYNQVADLLIENGLVAQIGANLSTAGAEVFDAQGLVIAPGFVDMHVHLREPGLEAKEDIASGTKAAAAGGFTTIACMPNTKPVVDQAIIVSGILHRAQLEGAVNVKVIGALSKGQQGKELAEIGDMILSGAVAISDDGSSLDNNRLFKIGLEYTSMFGCPVISHAEDESLVDEGVMHEGAVSAMLGMKGRPSVAEDIAVARDIMLAEYTDSLLHIAHVSSKGAVELIRQAKKRGVKVTAEATPHHLTLTDEAVKAFNTAAKVNPPLRSADHVAALVEGLKDGTLDAIATDHAPHAFEEKDIEFRQAPPGFAGLETALGVILTELYHTGKFTLVEIIEKMSTAPASILNIEAGSLKAGVPADIAIIDTELEWTVDSSAFYTKGKHTPFDKKILKGKAVATIVSGKFVMRKGKVCI; translated from the coding sequence TTGAAACTACTGCTTAAAGGTGGAACCATTATTGATCCTACTCAGAATTATAATCAGGTAGCTGATTTACTTATTGAAAATGGTCTTGTTGCGCAAATAGGAGCGAATTTAAGTACGGCAGGAGCAGAAGTTTTTGATGCCCAAGGATTGGTGATTGCTCCTGGATTTGTTGATATGCATGTACATTTGCGAGAACCAGGCTTGGAGGCAAAAGAAGATATTGCATCAGGTACGAAAGCTGCCGCTGCGGGAGGCTTCACCACTATTGCCTGCATGCCCAATACAAAACCGGTAGTAGATCAGGCAATTATAGTCTCGGGAATATTGCATAGAGCTCAGCTGGAAGGAGCCGTCAATGTAAAGGTGATTGGAGCCTTAAGTAAAGGACAGCAAGGCAAAGAATTAGCTGAAATTGGTGATATGATATTGTCTGGTGCAGTGGCTATTTCTGATGATGGAAGTTCCTTGGATAACAATCGCCTTTTTAAAATAGGCCTGGAATATACAAGCATGTTTGGATGTCCTGTGATCTCTCATGCTGAAGATGAGTCTTTAGTGGATGAGGGAGTTATGCATGAAGGTGCTGTTTCGGCTATGTTAGGAATGAAGGGTCGGCCCTCTGTGGCAGAAGACATTGCCGTGGCTCGGGATATAATGCTTGCAGAATACACTGACTCACTTCTGCACATTGCTCATGTAAGTAGTAAAGGGGCAGTAGAATTAATTCGTCAAGCAAAAAAACGTGGTGTAAAAGTTACTGCTGAAGCAACGCCTCATCATTTGACGCTAACGGATGAAGCAGTCAAAGCATTTAATACAGCAGCTAAAGTAAATCCGCCCCTGCGTTCTGCAGATCATGTTGCTGCCTTGGTAGAAGGGTTAAAAGATGGAACTTTGGATGCCATTGCGACAGATCATGCACCTCATGCTTTTGAAGAAAAAGATATTGAATTTAGACAGGCTCCACCTGGATTTGCAGGCCTTGAAACAGCATTGGGAGTCATTCTGACCGAGCTTTACCATACTGGAAAATTTACATTGGTTGAGATTATTGAAAAGATGTCAACTGCTCCAGCTTCAATATTGAATATTGAGGCAGGCAGTTTAAAAGCAGGTGTGCCAGCAGATATTGCTATTATTGATACTGAATTAGAATGGACTGTAGACAGTAGTGCTTTTTATACAAAAGGCAAGCATACTCCATTTGATAAAAAAATACTAAAGGGCAAAGCAGTTGCCACCATAGTAAGTGGTAAATTTGTGATGCGTAAGGGTAAGGTGTGTATATGA
- a CDS encoding aspartate carbamoyltransferase catalytic subunit, whose product MSKRQISLRGKDILGLEMMTVPEIEVILETACQMKGIIDRDIKKVPTLRGKSIVNLFFEASTRTRTSFELAGKYLGADVVNITASASSVTKGESLRDTLYTVEAMGVDVIVMRHEAEGAAQYAANVASPVIINAGDGAHEHPTQGLLDMFTMKEVKGKLDGLKVAIVGDIFHSRVARSNIWGLLKMGAEVHLAGPKTLMPYYIQEVGVHVHNRVEEALEGADVVNVLRIQRERQHKGLFPSAREYARIFGINQARLDLAKPDALIMHPGPMNRGLEISPDVAYGDQSVIQEQVKNGLAIRMAALFLVLTGGKNIETTA is encoded by the coding sequence GTGAGTAAACGCCAGATATCATTACGCGGCAAAGATATTTTAGGTCTTGAAATGATGACAGTGCCTGAAATAGAAGTGATTTTAGAGACAGCATGTCAAATGAAGGGGATTATTGATCGAGATATCAAAAAAGTACCTACATTAAGAGGGAAATCAATTGTAAACCTATTTTTTGAGGCCAGTACTCGGACACGCACTTCTTTTGAATTAGCAGGTAAATACTTGGGAGCAGATGTGGTTAATATCACTGCTAGTGCCAGCAGCGTGACAAAAGGTGAAAGTCTTAGAGATACTTTATATACGGTTGAAGCTATGGGCGTTGATGTAATTGTTATGCGCCATGAAGCAGAAGGGGCAGCACAATATGCAGCCAATGTAGCGTCGCCTGTCATCATTAATGCTGGAGACGGAGCTCACGAACATCCTACTCAAGGATTGCTGGATATGTTTACGATGAAAGAAGTCAAAGGAAAACTTGATGGATTAAAAGTAGCTATCGTTGGTGATATATTTCATAGTCGAGTTGCTAGATCCAATATTTGGGGACTTTTAAAAATGGGAGCCGAAGTACATTTAGCAGGACCTAAAACATTAATGCCTTATTACATACAGGAAGTTGGAGTACATGTGCATAATAGGGTAGAAGAAGCTCTTGAGGGAGCTGATGTTGTAAATGTACTGCGCATTCAGCGAGAACGGCAGCATAAAGGATTATTTCCTTCAGCGCGAGAATATGCTCGTATTTTTGGTATTAATCAAGCACGCTTGGATTTAGCTAAACCAGATGCATTGATTATGCATCCTGGTCCGATGAATCGAGGATTAGAAATATCTCCTGATGTAGCATATGGCGATCAATCTGTTATTCAGGAGCAAGTAAAAAATGGATTGGCAATCAGGATGGCAGCTTTGTTTTTAGTGCTGACAGGAGGTAAGAACATTGAAACTACTGCTTAA
- the mmdA gene encoding methylmalonyl-CoA decarboxylase subunit alpha — protein sequence MSTVFEKINELKRKQEKIKQGGGEKRIEKQHASGKLTARERIAKLLDPNTFIEFDQFIKHRCNNFGMEEQENPGEGVITGHGTVNGRLVFVFAQDFTVIGGSLGEMHAAKIVKVQEMALKVGAPIIGINDSGGARIQEGVDALAGYGDIFFNNTMASGVIPQISVIMGPCAGGAVYSPALTDFVFMVDRTSQMFITGPQVIKTVTGEEVSAEVLGGAMSHNSTSGVAHFIAANDENCLEQVRYLLSFLPSNNLDSLPTYETTDAPNRMDESLNTAIADDPSIPYDMKNIIRMIVDIGEFYEVQPFFAQNIITCFARMGGQSVGIIASQPKIMAGCMDINTSDKSARFIRFCDAFNIPLVTLVDVPGFLPGTSQEYGGIIRHGAKVLYAYSEATVPKITVITRKSYGGAYIGMCSRHLGADMVFAWPTAEIAVMGPAGAANIIFRGDAEVAEKTQKYVEDFATPYKAAERGFVDCIIDPKETRPRIIEALNMLKTKTETRPAKKHGNIPL from the coding sequence ATGTCAACTGTTTTTGAAAAAATCAATGAACTAAAAAGAAAACAAGAAAAGATTAAGCAAGGTGGAGGAGAAAAGCGCATTGAAAAGCAACATGCGAGCGGTAAGCTTACCGCTCGTGAACGCATAGCTAAACTTCTTGATCCTAATACTTTTATTGAATTTGATCAGTTTATCAAACACCGCTGTAATAATTTTGGCATGGAAGAACAGGAAAATCCTGGCGAAGGAGTTATAACTGGCCATGGTACGGTCAATGGTCGCTTAGTATTTGTATTTGCGCAAGACTTTACTGTCATCGGTGGTTCCCTGGGGGAAATGCATGCAGCTAAAATTGTAAAAGTTCAAGAAATGGCCTTAAAAGTAGGAGCTCCTATTATTGGAATTAATGATTCGGGCGGTGCACGAATTCAAGAAGGTGTTGATGCATTAGCAGGATATGGTGATATCTTTTTCAATAATACCATGGCTTCAGGAGTGATTCCTCAAATCTCAGTTATTATGGGTCCATGTGCTGGTGGAGCGGTCTATTCTCCTGCACTCACTGATTTTGTTTTTATGGTGGATAGGACGAGTCAAATGTTTATCACAGGGCCGCAAGTTATTAAGACGGTTACCGGCGAAGAAGTCTCTGCCGAGGTACTAGGCGGTGCAATGTCTCATAATTCCACATCAGGGGTTGCCCACTTCATTGCTGCCAATGATGAAAATTGCCTGGAACAGGTTCGTTATTTATTAAGTTTTCTACCAAGTAACAACCTCGACTCTTTGCCTACATACGAAACTACAGATGCGCCTAATCGCATGGATGAATCCTTGAATACTGCAATTGCTGATGATCCTTCGATTCCCTATGATATGAAAAATATTATCAGAATGATTGTAGATATTGGTGAATTTTATGAAGTCCAACCTTTTTTCGCACAAAATATCATTACTTGCTTCGCTCGCATGGGCGGTCAAAGTGTAGGAATTATTGCAAGCCAGCCTAAAATAATGGCGGGATGCATGGATATTAATACATCTGATAAGAGTGCTCGTTTTATCCGTTTTTGCGATGCCTTTAATATTCCTTTAGTGACTTTAGTAGACGTCCCTGGTTTCCTGCCAGGCACTAGCCAAGAATATGGCGGAATCATTCGTCATGGTGCTAAAGTCTTATATGCCTATTCTGAGGCAACCGTTCCTAAAATTACTGTTATTACCCGTAAATCTTATGGCGGGGCATATATCGGCATGTGTTCAAGACACCTGGGAGCCGATATGGTATTCGCTTGGCCAACAGCAGAAATTGCCGTAATGGGACCTGCTGGAGCAGCTAATATTATTTTTCGAGGAGACGCAGAAGTCGCAGAAAAAACACAAAAATATGTAGAGGATTTTGCAACACCTTACAAAGCTGCCGAACGAGGCTTTGTTGATTGTATTATTGATCCCAAAGAAACAAGACCCCGTATCATCGAAGCACTTAACATGCTTAAAACAAAAACAGAAACAAGGCCCGCAAAAAAACACGGTAACATCCCTCTATAA